One genomic window of Synergistaceae bacterium includes the following:
- a CDS encoding GTP-binding protein, with product MAKEKYVRNKPHLNIGTIGHIDHGKTTLTAAITKTLARRGGA from the coding sequence ATGGCAAAAGAGAAATACGTACGCAATAAGCCGCATTTGAACATAGGCACCATAGGCCACATCGACCATGGCAAGACTACGCTCACGGCGGCGATAACGAAGACTCTTGCGAGGCGCGGCGGAGCG